A portion of the Jaculus jaculus isolate mJacJac1 chromosome 5, mJacJac1.mat.Y.cur, whole genome shotgun sequence genome contains these proteins:
- the LOC101615241 gene encoding olfactory receptor 2A12-like, which yields MQGPNQTLVTEFILLGFSLSPRTTPLLFTAFLMIYLLIILGNGLISILICLDSHLHTPMYFFIGVLSMLDLGYTTTTVPQMLAHLASHKKTISFSRCVAQMYIFLVLGVTESWLFAIMSIDRYVAICHPLRYKILMSPWLCGVMVTFCGLCGVASALVYTIFAMRLPYCGPNQINHFFCEIPAVLKLACADTSVNDQVDFILGFSVILIPMSLIFVIYVSIFTAIVRIRSSQGRLKAFSTCASHITVVTMFCVPAMVMYMKPGSKASPEEDKKLALFYNIISAFLNPIIYSLRNKDVKRAFLKVTGWNRSPE from the coding sequence ATGCAGGGTCCCAACCAGACTTTGGTGACAGAATTCATCCTTCTGGGCTTCTCCCTGAGTCCCAGGACCACACCTCTTCTCTTCACGGCCTTTCTGATGATCTACCTGTTGATTATTCTTGGCAATGGCTTGATCTCCATCCTCATCTGCCTGGACTCACACCTCCACACTCCGATGTACTTCTTTATTGGCGTCCTTTCCATGCTGGACCTGGGCTACACTACCACAACCGTGCCCCAGATGTTGGCACATCTGGCCAGCCATAAAAAGACCATCTCTTTCTCCAGGTGTGTGGCTCAGATGTACATTTTCTTGGTACTGGGTGTCACTGAGTCTTGGCTCTTTGCTATCATGTCTATAGACAGGTATGTGGCCATCTGCCACCCTCTCAGGTACAAGATCCTCATGAGCCCATGGCTATGTGGTGTAATGGTCACTTTCTGTGGACTCTGTGGTGTCGCCTCTGCTCTTGTCTACACTATCTTTGCCATGCGCCTCCCCTACTGTGGCCCCAACCAAATCAACCATTTCTTCTGTGAAATCCCTGCTGTCTTAAAGCTGGCCTGTGCAGACACCTCAGTCAATGACCAAGTAGACTTCATTCTTGGTTTTAGTGTCATTCTGATCCCCATGTCCCTTATCTTTGTGATTTATGTCAGCATATTCACTGCCATCGTGAGGATCCGTTCATCACAAGGACGGCTGAAAGCATTTTCCACCTGCGCCTCCCATATCACTGTGGTCACCATGTTCTGTGTGCCAGCCATGGTCATGTACATGAAGCCTGGTTCTAAGGCCTCCCCAGAAGAGGACAAGAAGCTGGCCCTGTTCTACAACAtcatctctgcctttctcaacCCCATCATCTACAGCCTCCGCAACAAGGATGTCAAGAGGGCTTTCCTCAAGGTGACAGGCTGGAACAGATCCCCAGAATGA